The following coding sequences are from one Penaeus monodon isolate SGIC_2016 chromosome 21, NSTDA_Pmon_1, whole genome shotgun sequence window:
- the LOC119586522 gene encoding androgen-dependent TFPI-regulating protein-like isoform X1, with amino-acid sequence MAKVIVIAFHLLMVLHYGYSIKFYLLDLKPPEFMKKVNDIFGGPFKFLTFWDMLVQFFYFVVAFSNDLFGSSALDREKQSLLQKFRDFSFSTVVFFLGSMVSIVFWLLFNLNRDLIFPELFDAWFPSWLNHAIHTVPVAGVVVELVLVPHAFPSRSVGFAMVAGVCFLYLVWVSYIAYLTGFWVYPILETLPMAGRALFIGACSLLCSFMYVVGEGLNNKYWGAPIKKKVK; translated from the exons ATGGCAAAGGTAATTGTAATCGCGTTCCATCTGCTAATGGTGCTTCACTACGGCTATTCCATCAAGTTCTATCTACTGGACCTTAAACCGCCAGAGTTCATGAAAAAGGTCAATGATATATTCGGTGGACCTTTCAAGTTCCTGACCTTTTGGGATATG CTGGTGCAGTTCTTCTACTTCGTCGTCGCCTTCTCCAACGACCTCTTCGGCAGCAGCGCCCTGGATCGCGAGAAGCAGTCCCTCCTGCAGAAGTTCCGGGATTTCTCCTTCTCCACCGTCGTGTTCTTCTTGGGGAGC ATGGTGAGCATCGTGTTCTGGTTGCTGTTCAACCTGAACCGCGACCTGATCTTCCCCGAGCTGTTCGACGCGTGGTTCCCGTCCTGGCTGAACCACGCCATCCACACCGTGCCCGTGGCTGGCGTGGTGGTGGAGCTGGTTCTGGTGCCCCATGCGTTCCCGTCGAGATCCGTTGGCTTCGCGATGGTGGCTGGAGTGTGCTTCCTCTATCTCGTTTG GGTCAGCTACATCGCATACCTGACGGGCTTCTGGGTATATCCTATCCTGGAAACTTTGCCGATGGCAGGACGCGCCCTTTTCATAGGCGCCTGCAGTCTCCTGTGCAGTTTCATGTACGTTGTAGGAGAGGGGCTAAACAACAAGTACTGGG gTGCTCCCATcaagaagaaagtgaaataa
- the LOC119586522 gene encoding androgen-dependent TFPI-regulating protein-like isoform X2, translated as MAKVIVIAFHLLMVLHYGYSIKFYLLDLKPPEFMKKVNDIFGGPFKFLTFWDMLVQFFYFVVAFSNDLFGSSALDREKQSLLQKFRDFSFSTVVFFLGSMVSIVFWLLFNLNRDLIFPELFDAWFPSWLNHAIHTVPVAGVVVELVLVPHAFPSRSVGFAMVAGVCFLYLVWVSYIAYLTGFWVYPILETLPMAGRALFIGACSLLCSFMYVVGEGLNNKYWGAPIKKKVK; from the exons ATGGCAAAGGTAATTGTAATCGCGTTCCATCTGCTAATGGTGCTTCACTACGGCTATTCCATCAAGTTCTATCTACTGGACCTTAAACCGCCAGAGTTCATGAAAAAGGTCAATGATATATTCGGTGGACCTTTCAAGTTCCTGACCTTTTGGGATATG CTGGTGCAGTTCTTCTACTTCGTCGTCGCCTTCTCCAACGACCTCTTCGGCAGCAGCGCCCTGGATCGCGAGAAGCAGTCCCTCCTGCAGAAGTTCCGGGATTTCTCCTTCTCCACCGTCGTGTTCTTCTTGGGGAGC ATGGTGAGCATCGTGTTCTGGTTGCTGTTCAACCTGAACCGCGACCTGATCTTCCCCGAGCTGTTCGACGCGTGGTTCCCGTCCTGGCTGAACCACGCCATCCACACCGTGCCCGTGGCTGGCGTGGTGGTGGAGCTGGTTCTGGTGCCCCATGCGTTCCCGTCGAGATCCGTTGGCTTCGCGATG GTGGCTGGAGTGTGCTTCCTCTATCTCGTTTG GGTCAGCTACATCGCATACCTGACGGGCTTCTGGGTATATCCTATCCTGGAAACTTTGCCGATGGCAGGACGCGCCCTTTTCATAGGCGCCTGCAGTCTCCTGTGCAGTTTCATGTACGTTGTAGGAGAGGGGCTAAACAACAAGTACTGGG gTGCTCCCATcaagaagaaagtgaaataa